A single genomic interval of Hevea brasiliensis isolate MT/VB/25A 57/8 chromosome 4, ASM3005281v1, whole genome shotgun sequence harbors:
- the LOC110651445 gene encoding G-type lectin S-receptor-like serine/threonine-protein kinase At4g27290 codes for MFYSVEMGLESRFLDIFTIPTLIFILMFSSIITAANSDGCNQTCPDGGWTTHELIYPFGFSEGCKIRLNCTKSRHILIGDFRVKTITKDNIWVEIPANLSRPTETVMQLYTSNFAPSLQNLLILVNCTNYSSNCPKIESSPNNMTNRKNVGCLSDGFKRVNDLVSYVRRNRTDCQHFYSSIVVKQSPPVFYMIKLAWWLEGSCQCSQNANCMFLSLPYGKAGYQCRCNKGFRGDGYPESLPCQEGHFMKVLAMSVALAAVLLLILSLMSYIRKRIGKFGNNHMKDIKNDYSQSQEEDLELPLFDFVTIKSATNDFSDDNKIGEGGFGPVYKGIWEGGQEIAVKRLSKSSRQGLNEFKNEVILIAKLQHRNLVKLLGCCIEGDEKMLIYEYMPNKSLDAFIFDSTHNETLNWPTRMHIINGIVRGLVYLHQDSRLRIIHRDLKAGNILLDNELNPKISDFGMAKSFGENETERNTNKVVGTYGYMPPEYVIDGNFSIKYDVFSFGVLVLEIISGKRNRGFLHKDHSLNLLGHAWMLYLEGRCSELIDASIGDSFSLSEVLRLIHIGLLCVQQSSKDRPNMSDVVLMMGGEGTLPLPKQPGFYIKRDLLEPKCSSSSNKIYSFNEVTMSALQPRWTSMDIASLAFLTTTTKFLIFLFKISTALDTIAPSQSLSDGKTLVSRDGTFELGFFSPYDSQKRYLGIWYGNMPGRTVVWVANRSNPINGSSGLLTINGTGNPVLLSENMTVVWSVSNLTKEAQEPILQLLDSGNFVLRNKNDGDSGIYLWQSFDYPCDTLLPGMKLGWDSKTGLNRHLSSWKSSNDPSIGDFMWEVQLNTNPELVMWKGTQKYYRSGPWNGIGFSGGIALKPNPIFGYNFVSTEEEVYYIYNLKNKSLFTRIVMNQTTYNRQRYTWNDVNQSWILYDSVPRDRCDSYGLCGAYGNCVTSELPVCQCLKGFKPRSLERWNLMDWSQGCMRNKPLDCETGDGFVKFSRLKLPDTTHSWVSKTMNLRECRTKCLQNCSCMAYSNLDIIERGTGCAIWFGDLMDIRQLPADGGQDLYIRMNASETEGKAKPKMKIAVITFASIAMVSGILIISFAIYKRKTKSTEQTANNTQNNQNNDYHNEDFELPLFELSTIVNSTNNFSINNKIGEGGFGPVYLGTLIDGQEIAVKRLSRSSGQGLNEFKNEVKFIAKLQHRNLVKLLGCCIQGEEKMLVYEYMCNKSLDSFIFDQTRSKLLDWAKRFNIICGIARGLLYLHQDSRLRIIHRDLKASNILLDNEMNPKISDFGLAKTFGGEQTEGNTNRVVGTFGYMAPEYATDGIFSDKSDVFSFGIIMLEIISGKKSRGYHQLDHSHNLIGYAWRLWKEGKSLELIDPVLGESYHLLEVMRCYHISLLCAQHHAEDRPSMALVLLMLGSETPLPEPKEPGFFKDKGRVDEGSSSSKIESSTTNEMSISLLEAR; via the exons ATGTTCTATTCAGTTGAGATGGGCTTGGAATCAAGATTTTTGGACATTTTCACTATTCCTACACTGATATTCATACTCATGTTTTCAAGTATTATTACGGCTGCAAATTCTGATGGTTGCAATCAAACTTGTCCAGATGGTGGTTGGACGACACATGAACTCATCTACCCATTTGGATTCTCTGAAGGCTGCAAAATCCGTCTCAACTGCACCAAATCAAGACACATCCTCATTGGAGATTTTAGAGTCAAAACTATAACTAAAGATAACATCTGGGTTGAAATTCCTGCTAATTTGAGTCGTCCAACAGAAACAGTGATGCAACTCTATACGAGCAACTTTGCACCAAGTTTACAAAATCTTCTCATTCTTGTAAACTGCACAAACTATTCTTCTAATTGCCCAAAGATAGAGTCTTCGCCAAATAATATGACGAACAGAAAGAACGTAGGGTGCCTGTCAGATGGATTCAAGAGGGTGAATGATTTGGTGAGTTACGTCCGCAGAAATAGAACTGATTGTCAGCACTTTTATTCAAGCATCGTGGTAAAGCAATCACCACCTGTTTTCTACATGATTAAACTAGCATGGTGGTTAGAAGGCTCTTGCCAGTGTTCTCAAAACGCCAACTGTATGTTCTTGTCTCTCCCCTATGGAAAGGCTGGATACCAGTGTCGCTGCAACAAAGGGTTCAGAGGAGATGGATACCCAGAAAGCCTACCTTGTCAAGAAG GACACTTCATGAAGGTGCTTGCCATGTCCGTGGCGCTTGCTGCAGTGCTGCTTCTAATCCTGTCCTTGATGTCATACATACGAAAAAGAATAG GAAAATTTGGAAATAATCATATGAAagatatcaagaatgattacagccAGAGCCAAGAGGAGGATTTAGAGCTGCCACTGTTTGATTTTGTTACAATAAAAAGTGCAACTAACGACTTCTCTGATGACAACAAGATTGGAGAGGGAGGATTTGGACCTGTCTATAAG GGTATATGGGAGGGAGGACAagaaatagctgtgaaaagacttTCAAAGAGTTCTAGACAAGGTCTTAACGAGTTCAAGAACGAAGTCATCTTAATTGCCAAACTTCAACACCGAAACCTGGTGAAGCTTTTAGGTTGCTGTATTGAAGGAGATGAAAAAATGTTAATTTATGAATACATGCCCAACAAAAGCTTGGATGCCTTCATTTTTG atTCAACTCATAATGAGACACTCAATTGGCCCACGCGCATGCACATCATCAATGGAATAGTTCGAGGGCTTgtttatttacatcaagattcaagATTGAGAATTATCCATAGAGATCTTAAAGCCGGCAATATTTTACTTGATAATGAATTGAATCCTAAAATTTCGGATTTTGGTATGGCTAAAAGTTTTGGAGAAAATGAAACTGAAAGAAACACAAATAAAGTGGTTGGAACATA TGGTTATATGCCCCCTGAGTATGTGATTGATGGGAATTTCTCCATAAAATATGATGTCTTTAGCTTCGGTGTTCTTGTATTAGAGATCATTAGTGGAAAAAGAAATAGAGGATTCCTCCATAAAGACCACAGCCTCAACCTTCTTGGACat GCATGGATGCTTTATTTAGAAGGAAGATGCTCGGAGCTAATAGATGCATCAATAGGGGACTCATTCAGTCTATCAGAAGTATTGCGATTAATTCATATTGGGCTATTATGTGTTCAACAAAGTTCAAAAGACAGGCCTAACATGTCAGATGTGGTTCTGATGATGGGTGGAGAGGGTACATTGCCTCTTCCTAAACAACCTGGGTTTTACATTAAAAGGGATTTGCTGGAACCTAAATGTTCCTCCAGCAGCAACAAAATATATTCATTCAACGAGGTCACCATGTCTGCATTACAGCCTCGG TGGACGTCAATGGATATCGCTTCACTTGCATTTCTCACTACCACTACCAAATTTCTCATTTTCCTCTTCAAAATCTCCACCGCCCTTGACACCATTGCTCCCTCCCAATCTTTGAGCGATGGCAAGACCTTGGTTTCCAGAGATGGAACATTCGAACTGGGTTTCTTCAGTCCCTACGACTCCCAGAAACGTTACTTGGGAATTTGGTACGGAAATATGCCCGGTAGAACTGTTGTTTGGGTTGCAAATAGAAGTAATCCAATTAATGGTTCTTCTGGTTTGTTGACTATAAACGGCACAGGCAATCCCGTGCTTCTTAGTGAGAACATGACAGTTGTTTGGTCAGTATCTAACTTAACAAAAGAAGCACAAGAGCCAATTTTGCAGCTTTTAGATTCAGGAAATTTTGTTTTAAGAAACAAAAATGATGGAGATTCAGGAATCTACTTGTGGCAAAGCTTTGACTATCCGTGTGATACACTGCTACCTGGAATGAAGCTGGGATGGGACTCAAAGACCGGACTTAATAGGCATCTATCATCGTGGAAGAGCTCAAATGATCCATCTATTGGAGATTTTATGTGGGAGGTACAATTGAATACTAATCCTGAGCTAGTTATGTGGAAAGGCACGCAGAAATACTACAGGAGCGGCCCATGGAATGGGATTGGGTTCAGTGGTGGCATCGCACTGAAGCCTAACCCTATTTTTGGGTACAACTTTGTGTCAACTGAGGAGGAGGTATATTACATCTACAACCTCAAAAATAAATCTCTATTTACAAGGATAGTTATGAATCAAACCACATATAATCGTCAGCGGTACACTTGGAATGATGTCAATCAAAGCTGGATCCTCTATGACAGTGTGCCAAGAGACCGTTGTGACAGCTACGGCCTATGTGGTGCCTATGGAAATTGCGTAACTAGTGAATTGCCAGTTTGCCAATGTTTAAAAGGCTTCAAGCCAAGATCATTAGAGAGGTGGAACTTAATGGATTGGTCTCAAGGGTGCATGCGCAATAAACCATTAGATTGTGAGACAGGGGATGGATTTGTTAAATTCTCCAGGTTAAAGTTGCCAGATACTACGCATTCTTGGGTCAGCAAAACAATGAATCTCAGGGAATGCAGGACTAAATGCTTACAAAATTGTTCTTGTATggcatattcaaatttggatatTATAGAACGTGGCACTGGATGTGCCATTTGGTTTGGTGACCTGATGGATATAAGACAGTTACCAGCTGATGGAGGGCAAGATCTATATATTCGAATGAATGCTTCAGAAACAG AGGGGAAAGCAAAACCTAAGATGAAGATAGCAGTAATCACTTTTGCTTCCATTGCAATGGTCTCCGGGATACTTATAATCAGCTTTGCCATATACAAAAGGAAGACCaagtccactg AGCAAACAGCAAATAATACACAAAATAACCAGAACAATGATTACCATAATGAAGACTTCGAGCTACCATTGTTTGAGTTATCTACAATAGTTAATTCCACCAATAACTTTTCAATCAACAACAAGATAGGAGAAGGTGGTTTTGGACCTGTGTACCTG GGCACGCTAATAGATGGACAAGAAATTGCTGTGAAGAGGCTATCAAGGAGTTCTGGACAAGGGTTAAATGAGTTCAAAAATGAAGTCAAATTTATTGCAAAGCTGCAACACCGAAATCTTGTAAAGCTTCTTGGTTGTTGCATTCAAGGAGAAGAGAAAATGCTGGTTTATGAGTACATGTGCAATAAAAGCCTCGACTCCTTCATTTTCG ATCAAACAAGAAGTAAACTTCTGGACTGGGCCAAGCGTTTCAATATAATCTGTGGGATCGCTAGGGGCCTTCTTTATCTGCATCAAGATTCAAGATTGAGGATTATACATAGGGATCTCAAAGCAAGTAACATATTACTTGATAATGAGATGAAcccaaaaatttcagattttggctTGGCCAAAACTTTTGGAGGTGAACAAACCGAAGGAAACACAAATAGGGTGGTTGGAACATT TGGATATATGGCACCTGAATATGCTACAGATGGGATTTTCTCTGACAAATCTGATGTTTTTAGTTTTGGTATCATAATGCTTGAGATAATAAGTGGTAAGAAAAGTAGAGGGTATCATCAACTAGACCATAGTCATAACCTTATTGGATAT GCTTGGAGATTATGGAAAGAAGGCAAGTCGTTGGAATTGATTGATCCAGTACTAGGAGAGTCGTATCATCTATTGGAAGTGATGCGATGCTACCATATTAGCCTCTTATGTGCGCAACATCATGCTGAGGACAGGCCAAGTATGGCACTTGTGCTTTTGATGTTAGGTAGTGAGACTCCATTGCCTGAGCCCAAAGAACCTGGTTTTTTTAAGGACAAAGGTCGAGTTGATGAAGGATCTTCATCGAGCAAAATTGAATCATCCACAACCAATGAAATGTCAATCTCATTGCTGGAAGCTCGATAG